One genomic region from Arenicella chitinivorans encodes:
- a CDS encoding AAA family ATPase: protein MQKLDTLLDRLNTVILGNPLATKLAVVCLLARGHLLIEDIPGVGKTTLSHALANLLGLPFKRVQFTSDLLPTDIIGMTIFDMESKKFHFKKGPLFTSILLADEINRATPKSQSALLQAMEEKEVSIEGRQVSLSDPFFVIATQNPLEQSGTFPLPESQLDRFLMRLSLGYPSAEHERKLLLQQNQRPELNTAIFSQTEVANLIALVDKIHVSESLVVYLQTLLAKTRESGVFVTGLSPRAGLQWLQAAKALAMLEGRDKALPDDIKLLAPFTAAHRLHCADGSDTVTELTSIINSTEIL from the coding sequence ATGCAAAAACTCGATACCCTACTGGATCGGCTCAACACCGTAATCCTCGGCAATCCATTGGCCACTAAGCTGGCTGTCGTGTGTCTGCTGGCGCGTGGTCATTTATTAATTGAAGACATTCCGGGCGTGGGGAAAACCACACTGTCGCATGCGCTGGCAAATCTCTTGGGGCTGCCATTTAAGCGCGTTCAGTTCACCAGCGACCTGCTACCGACGGACATTATCGGGATGACTATATTTGATATGGAGAGCAAAAAATTCCATTTCAAAAAAGGCCCCTTGTTTACCTCCATCCTACTGGCTGACGAAATCAACCGTGCGACGCCAAAAAGCCAAAGTGCACTGCTGCAAGCAATGGAGGAGAAGGAAGTTTCAATCGAAGGAAGACAAGTGAGTTTAAGTGATCCCTTTTTTGTGATCGCCACCCAAAACCCGCTGGAGCAAAGCGGTACCTTTCCGCTGCCGGAGTCACAGCTTGATCGTTTTTTGATGCGGCTTTCGCTCGGCTACCCGAGTGCCGAACATGAGCGCAAGTTACTACTACAACAAAACCAACGCCCCGAACTCAACACCGCTATCTTTAGTCAGACCGAAGTCGCCAACCTGATCGCGCTGGTGGATAAAATTCATGTCAGCGAATCACTGGTCGTCTATCTACAAACCTTGCTGGCAAAAACGCGAGAAAGCGGTGTTTTTGTGACAGGCCTGTCTCCGCGTGCCGGCCTGCAATGGTTGCAAGCCGCCAAAGCGTTGGCCATGCTGGAAGGCCGAGACAAAGCACTACCGGACGACATCAAACTTCTCGCCCCCTTCACGGCGGCTCATCGCTTGCATTGCGCTGATGGCTCGGACACTGTGACTGAATTGACATCAATCATTAATAGCACTGAAATTTTGTAA
- a CDS encoding potassium channel family protein: MSDIFFLVLRRMRVPLIFLISVYAVSTLGMTLIPGQDADGNVWHMDFFHAFYFVSFMGTTIGFGEIPYPFTDAQRAWVLACIYTSVIAWLYGIGSLLRLAQDETFQTAVSERQFRVSIRRIDQPFYIICGYGETGELITRGLAEMGMQTVLIDQNPERTNSLELENLLVAPIVLKADITEPKNLSSAGINSPFCRGVIAVTQNDHTNLKVAVASKLVNNGVPVICRSEIQDEADNMASFGTNAIVNPYLTFAKRLRLLTQNPALHRIQNWFINQSSAEHIDHKIAQDGLPSGHWIICGYGRFGRAVYEALAESDIKLTVVDADPIAQMAPQGTIVGRGTEAKTLREANIEDATVIVAASNDDANNLSILITAKQLNKDIVTIGRVSHETDNVLFEHARCDYIFRRSQVIANQVLTIISRPLVARFIQYSTTLSPKATNDLIQRISNLTHHRAPSTWRLVISAERAPALFNHVDRGGKITIAQLCEHPRFTNELAIPLLLLRGGMSHLLPDPETQIQLDDELLVCGRQHKTILAHRLRDNHELVDTLINGNAHVIPLIRWLYRRKHRPARVRTDNP; the protein is encoded by the coding sequence GTGTCTGATATCTTTTTTCTAGTATTGCGACGAATGCGGGTTCCGCTGATCTTTTTGATCAGCGTGTACGCAGTATCGACGCTCGGCATGACACTTATTCCAGGTCAAGATGCCGATGGCAACGTTTGGCACATGGATTTCTTTCATGCCTTTTATTTTGTCAGCTTCATGGGCACAACAATTGGCTTCGGCGAGATACCCTACCCGTTCACTGATGCGCAGCGAGCCTGGGTTCTTGCGTGCATTTACACCTCGGTAATTGCGTGGCTTTATGGAATCGGGAGCCTACTTCGACTGGCGCAAGATGAAACGTTTCAGACCGCCGTGTCAGAACGTCAATTTAGAGTCAGCATCCGACGCATCGATCAGCCCTTCTACATTATTTGCGGCTATGGGGAAACTGGCGAACTTATCACTCGTGGCCTAGCCGAGATGGGGATGCAAACGGTGCTCATCGACCAAAACCCAGAGCGCACAAATTCACTGGAGCTCGAGAATTTATTAGTGGCGCCGATTGTACTCAAAGCCGACATCACTGAACCAAAAAACTTATCGTCCGCTGGAATCAATTCACCTTTCTGCCGCGGCGTTATCGCAGTCACGCAAAACGATCACACAAACCTTAAGGTAGCGGTTGCCAGCAAACTGGTTAACAACGGTGTGCCGGTGATTTGTCGTTCTGAGATCCAGGACGAAGCCGATAATATGGCGTCATTTGGCACGAACGCCATCGTCAACCCCTACCTAACATTCGCCAAACGACTGCGCTTATTGACCCAAAACCCGGCACTGCACCGCATTCAGAATTGGTTCATTAACCAATCCAGCGCCGAGCATATTGACCACAAAATCGCACAGGATGGCCTACCTAGCGGGCACTGGATCATTTGCGGCTATGGCCGATTTGGCCGCGCGGTCTATGAGGCACTGGCCGAATCAGACATCAAGTTAACCGTGGTGGACGCAGACCCGATTGCTCAGATGGCACCACAAGGCACCATTGTCGGGCGTGGCACCGAGGCTAAAACACTCCGAGAAGCAAACATTGAAGATGCGACAGTTATCGTGGCTGCCAGTAACGATGACGCCAACAACTTGTCGATTCTAATTACCGCAAAGCAACTAAATAAAGACATCGTCACGATCGGTCGCGTGAGTCACGAAACCGATAATGTGTTGTTCGAGCACGCACGCTGTGATTATATTTTCAGACGCAGCCAAGTCATTGCCAATCAGGTGCTGACCATTATTTCGCGCCCGCTGGTTGCCCGCTTTATTCAGTATTCAACCACCTTATCGCCCAAGGCAACCAACGATTTAATTCAACGCATTAGCAATCTGACACACCACCGTGCGCCCAGCACCTGGCGCCTTGTGATCAGCGCTGAGCGCGCGCCCGCCTTGTTCAATCATGTTGATCGCGGTGGCAAAATTACGATTGCACAATTATGCGAGCATCCGCGATTCACCAACGAGCTTGCCATTCCCTTGCTGTTGCTGCGAGGCGGCATGAGTCATCTACTGCCGGACCCTGAAACACAAATTCAGCTGGACGACGAATTGCTAGTCTGCGGGCGGCAGCACAAAACCATCCTGGCACACAGGCTTCGCGACAATCATGAATTGGTTGACACACTGATCAACGGTAACGCACATGTCATCCCGCTGATCCGCTGGTTATACCGTCGCAAACACAGACCCGCTCGGGTTAGAACCGACAATCCATAG
- a CDS encoding DUF6394 family protein — MNFEKVVFAFFIILAMSLNFGFFIGEIAEPAHHHPYELFAALVVSLICTIMKFGDRTQFGSTVLASSLVVDGLLIAAAISWALATTGGQTMSPMTMASITSLAGGALIANIISVILLIIETSQVRK; from the coding sequence ATGAATTTTGAAAAAGTCGTTTTTGCGTTCTTCATTATTCTCGCCATGTCACTTAACTTCGGTTTTTTTATCGGTGAGATCGCTGAACCAGCGCATCATCACCCGTACGAGCTGTTTGCGGCACTGGTTGTTAGCTTGATTTGCACGATTATGAAATTCGGTGATCGAACGCAATTTGGCTCGACCGTGCTGGCTTCTAGCCTAGTGGTGGACGGACTATTGATCGCGGCTGCAATCAGCTGGGCTCTGGCTACAACGGGCGGGCAGACGATGTCTCCGATGACAATGGCCAGCATCACATCATTGGCCGGTGGCGCGCTGATCGCCAACATCATATCGGTAATTCTGTTAATCATTGAGACCAGCCAGGTACGTAAGTAA
- a CDS encoding Na(+)-translocating NADH-quinone reductase subunit A, which yields MLFKIKKGLDIPLKGRPDERIDVANDVKTVAVLGSDYIGLKPTMLVREGDQVKVGTPLFEDKKNPGVIITSPAAGTVAAINRGAKRALVSVVIAIEGDDAELFDCKEVASASEADVRKVLQASGLWVAFRTRPYGKIPAIDSSANSIFVNAMDTNPLAVDPAVVIDERAADFALGVSILGKFDIPVYVCQSDTAQLPSLSGSAVKTARFSGKHPAGLSSTHIHHIDPVFAQKTVWTIGYQDVIALGALFNQGKLDVSRYVALAGPLVNSPRVFKTRAGANVSELIEGRTADGKKRVISGSVLNGHTATGDADYLGRYDNQVSVIREHDEREFMGWIAPGRTKFSALNVLISSIFKPKTYDISTSQHGSPRAVVPVGVFEKVMPLDILPTPLIRSLLVKDTDASQELGCLELVEEDLSLLSFVDPGKHDFGPLLRSTLTQIEKEG from the coding sequence TTGTTATTCAAGATTAAGAAAGGGCTTGATATCCCATTGAAGGGCCGTCCCGATGAGCGTATTGATGTGGCAAACGATGTCAAAACCGTTGCTGTTCTAGGGAGTGACTATATTGGGTTGAAGCCGACGATGTTGGTTCGAGAAGGTGATCAAGTAAAAGTTGGGACGCCGCTGTTCGAAGATAAGAAAAACCCAGGTGTCATCATAACCTCGCCCGCGGCAGGTACCGTGGCTGCGATCAATCGAGGTGCCAAGCGTGCGCTGGTCTCGGTGGTGATTGCGATTGAAGGCGACGACGCTGAGCTTTTTGACTGCAAAGAAGTCGCGTCCGCGTCTGAAGCCGATGTGCGCAAAGTTTTGCAGGCGTCCGGCCTTTGGGTTGCGTTTCGAACGCGTCCCTACGGCAAAATTCCCGCGATCGACAGCAGTGCGAATTCGATTTTTGTGAATGCAATGGATACGAATCCGTTGGCAGTGGACCCGGCCGTTGTGATTGATGAACGCGCTGCCGATTTCGCGCTAGGCGTCAGCATTCTTGGGAAATTTGATATTCCAGTTTACGTGTGTCAATCCGATACTGCACAATTGCCAAGCTTGTCTGGGAGCGCTGTTAAAACAGCACGTTTTAGCGGCAAGCATCCGGCAGGGTTGAGTAGCACGCATATTCACCATATCGATCCGGTGTTCGCACAGAAAACAGTATGGACGATTGGCTATCAAGACGTGATTGCGCTGGGTGCTCTGTTTAATCAAGGCAAGTTAGATGTCAGCCGTTATGTGGCGCTGGCTGGGCCTTTAGTTAATTCACCACGGGTCTTCAAGACACGCGCTGGTGCGAATGTCAGCGAATTGATCGAAGGCCGCACCGCGGACGGCAAGAAACGCGTGATTAGTGGTTCAGTGCTCAATGGTCACACGGCCACAGGTGATGCCGACTATCTTGGTCGCTATGACAACCAAGTGTCAGTCATACGTGAGCACGATGAGCGCGAGTTCATGGGTTGGATTGCACCGGGACGCACCAAGTTTTCAGCGCTGAATGTGCTTATCTCCAGCATTTTCAAGCCAAAGACTTACGATATTTCTACGTCACAGCATGGCAGCCCGCGTGCTGTGGTGCCGGTTGGCGTGTTTGAAAAAGTCATGCCACTCGATATCTTGCCAACGCCACTGATTCGCTCCCTACTAGTGAAAGACACCGACGCCTCGCAGGAGCTGGGATGTCTTGAGCTGGTGGAAGAGGATTTGTCGCTGTTGTCTTTTGTAGACCCTGGTAAGCACGATTTCGGTCCTTTATTACGTTCCACGCTCACTCAAATCGAGAAGGAAGGTTAG
- a CDS encoding NADH:ubiquinone reductase (Na(+)-transporting) subunit B, giving the protein MSFLRRTLDSIHPHVTDGGKYQKFYALYEAVDTIFYSPADVNRGRNHVRDAIDLKRVMIYVWLAAMPTVLMGCYNVGLQANTAMASLGITEVAGWRGDLLSLFGIGVDPTSVFDNFWHGFWYWFPIYATVFIVGGFWEVLFASVRGHEINEGFFVTSILFSLIVPATLPLWQAALGISFGIVIGKEVFGGTGKNFLNPALTARAFLYFAYPAQISGDAVWTAVDGYTGATALSVAASGGVQALTEAGYSLQQSFVGHIAGSIGETSLIAIGMGALFLLFTKVASWRIMLGVAVGVVATAVLFNVIGSDTNPMFSVTPQWHFVIGGLAFGMVFMATDPVSASMTDTGRFWYGFLIGLMTVLIRVVNPAFPEGIMLAILFANLFAPLIDWFVVQSNVKRRAARYAA; this is encoded by the coding sequence ATGTCTTTTCTACGTCGAACACTCGATAGTATTCATCCGCACGTTACTGATGGTGGCAAGTACCAAAAGTTTTATGCTTTGTACGAGGCGGTTGATACCATTTTTTACTCACCAGCCGATGTAAACCGCGGCCGCAACCACGTGCGTGACGCGATTGATTTGAAGCGCGTCATGATCTATGTCTGGTTGGCAGCAATGCCCACCGTATTGATGGGTTGTTACAATGTCGGCCTTCAGGCAAATACAGCGATGGCCAGTTTGGGTATCACCGAAGTCGCAGGCTGGCGTGGTGATCTTCTGAGCCTATTTGGTATTGGTGTAGACCCGACCAGCGTTTTCGATAATTTCTGGCATGGTTTCTGGTATTGGTTCCCAATTTACGCCACTGTGTTTATTGTTGGTGGTTTTTGGGAAGTTTTGTTTGCGTCCGTGCGCGGGCATGAAATCAACGAAGGTTTTTTCGTCACGTCAATTCTATTCAGTCTGATCGTGCCAGCGACGCTACCGTTGTGGCAGGCGGCTCTCGGTATTAGTTTTGGTATTGTGATTGGCAAAGAGGTTTTCGGTGGTACCGGTAAGAACTTCCTGAACCCGGCACTCACTGCGCGTGCCTTTCTATACTTTGCTTATCCAGCTCAGATTTCGGGCGATGCGGTCTGGACAGCGGTTGATGGTTATACCGGCGCCACGGCGCTGAGTGTTGCCGCTAGCGGTGGTGTTCAAGCCTTGACTGAGGCCGGGTACTCGTTGCAGCAATCGTTTGTTGGCCACATTGCCGGCTCAATCGGTGAAACATCTCTGATAGCGATTGGTATGGGTGCGTTGTTCCTTCTATTTACCAAGGTTGCGTCTTGGCGCATCATGCTGGGCGTTGCGGTCGGTGTGGTTGCCACGGCGGTTCTGTTTAATGTGATTGGCAGCGACACCAACCCTATGTTCAGTGTGACGCCGCAGTGGCATTTTGTGATCGGCGGGCTAGCCTTTGGGATGGTGTTTATGGCCACTGACCCGGTGAGCGCATCAATGACTGATACTGGTCGTTTTTGGTATGGCTTTCTGATCGGATTGATGACCGTATTGATCCGCGTAGTGAACCCAGCATTTCCAGAAGGAATTATGCTGGCAATCCTCTTCGCTAACTTGTTTGCGCCACTCATCGACTGGTTTGTGGTGCAGTCAAATGTCAAACGTCGTGCGGCGCGCTACGCAGCCTAA
- a CDS encoding Na(+)-translocating NADH-quinone reductase subunit C: protein MRRTMNHRQRGFFHLPNDNMIKTIGVATLLCLVCSVIVSGAATMLRPQQIENKLLDKKSNILSVAGISDPQKTVDELFTQVETRVIDVRSGEYTDAVDAVTFDQRKASKDQAYRLSLAKQDDIARLGGMSKYANVYLVRDQNEISKIILPIKGYGLWSTLYGFIALESDGNTVSGITFYEHGETPGLGGEIENAKWQASWHGKEVAENIGEPVIRLVKGMVDPKSSDAEHKIDGLAGATLTSNGVTNLVQFWLGENGFGPYLKRLQSSSNTTVSQPAATTNTTNGKS from the coding sequence ATGAGACGAACTATGAATCATCGTCAGCGTGGATTCTTCCATCTGCCGAATGACAATATGATCAAGACCATCGGCGTTGCCACGCTGCTGTGTCTGGTGTGTTCTGTGATTGTGTCGGGCGCCGCCACCATGCTGCGTCCACAACAGATCGAGAACAAGTTACTAGATAAGAAGAGCAACATTCTCAGCGTAGCGGGAATCAGTGATCCGCAAAAAACGGTTGATGAGCTGTTTACACAAGTCGAAACGCGGGTAATTGATGTGCGCAGTGGTGAATACACTGATGCAGTTGATGCAGTGACATTCGATCAGCGTAAAGCATCAAAAGATCAAGCCTATCGATTGAGCCTTGCAAAGCAAGACGATATTGCACGCTTAGGCGGGATGTCGAAATACGCTAATGTGTATTTGGTACGGGATCAAAATGAGATCAGCAAAATCATCCTGCCCATTAAAGGCTATGGTTTGTGGTCGACATTGTATGGCTTTATAGCGTTAGAAAGTGACGGCAATACGGTCAGCGGCATTACGTTTTATGAGCACGGTGAAACCCCGGGTCTGGGCGGCGAAATTGAAAACGCCAAATGGCAGGCAAGTTGGCATGGCAAAGAAGTAGCCGAGAATATCGGTGAGCCAGTGATTCGCCTGGTCAAAGGCATGGTTGATCCAAAATCCAGCGATGCTGAACATAAGATCGACGGCCTGGCCGGCGCCACATTAACCAGTAACGGTGTCACTAATTTGGTGCAATTCTGGCTCGGTGAGAACGGTTTTGGTCCGTACCTAAAGCGTTTGCAATCCAGTTCAAATACCACAGTCAGCCAACCTGCTGCTACAACTAACACGACAAACGGGAAGAGCTAA
- a CDS encoding NADH:ubiquinone reductase (Na(+)-transporting) subunit D produces the protein MASEARKALFEPLVSNNPIALQILGICSALAVTTQLSVALIMCLALTSVTAFSNLSISLIRNHIPSSIRIIVQMTIIASLVIVVDQLLKAYAFDISKKLAVFVGLIITNCIVMGRAEAYAMKNGPWLSFLDGIGNGLGYSLILIIVGTVRELLGSGSLLGYQILTPVSEGGWYTPNGLMLLAPSAFIIIGLTIWAIRTFNKEQVEQPDFEIQVAHKATGGSH, from the coding sequence ATGGCCAGCGAAGCAAGAAAAGCGCTGTTTGAACCTTTAGTTTCAAACAACCCAATCGCCTTACAAATTCTCGGTATCTGTTCCGCGCTGGCGGTAACGACACAACTTTCTGTCGCACTGATTATGTGCCTGGCGTTGACGAGTGTGACGGCATTTTCGAACCTGTCGATTAGTTTGATTCGAAACCATATCCCATCAAGTATTCGTATCATCGTGCAGATGACGATTATTGCGTCTTTGGTTATTGTGGTTGATCAGTTACTCAAAGCCTACGCATTCGATATCAGCAAAAAGCTGGCGGTATTCGTTGGTCTGATCATCACTAACTGTATTGTTATGGGGCGAGCTGAAGCGTATGCGATGAAAAATGGTCCTTGGCTGTCGTTTTTAGACGGCATCGGTAATGGGCTTGGCTACAGTTTGATTTTGATCATCGTCGGCACGGTTCGCGAGCTGTTGGGTTCCGGATCATTGCTGGGTTACCAGATTTTGACGCCGGTTTCCGAAGGCGGATGGTACACACCAAACGGACTAATGTTGTTGGCGCCGAGCGCGTTTATCATCATTGGTCTAACGATCTGGGCGATTCGCACTTTTAATAAAGAGCAAGTGGAGCAGCCCGACTTCGAAATTCAGGTGGCACATAAAGCTACTGGAGGATCGCACTAA
- the nqrE gene encoding NADH:ubiquinone reductase (Na(+)-transporting) subunit E, with the protein MDLLSLAVKAIFIENLALSFFLGMCTFLAVSKKIQTALGLGFAVFVVLAITVPINNLIYQNFLREGALAWAGFPNVDLSFLGLISYIGVIAALVQILEMFLDRFVPALYNALGIFLPLITVNCAILGASLFMVERDYTFSESLVYGASSGVGWALAIVALAGIREKLKYSDVPDGLQGLGITFITVGLMALGFLAFSGIQL; encoded by the coding sequence ATGGATCTGTTGAGTTTAGCCGTAAAGGCGATTTTTATTGAAAACCTGGCACTGTCATTTTTCCTTGGCATGTGTACTTTCTTGGCGGTTTCTAAAAAGATTCAGACCGCGTTAGGGCTTGGTTTTGCGGTATTCGTGGTGCTTGCCATCACGGTGCCGATTAACAATCTAATTTATCAAAACTTTTTACGCGAAGGCGCCTTGGCGTGGGCTGGTTTTCCTAATGTTGATTTGAGCTTCCTTGGATTAATCAGTTACATCGGCGTTATCGCAGCATTGGTACAGATTTTAGAGATGTTTTTGGATCGATTTGTACCTGCTCTTTACAACGCGTTGGGTATATTTCTACCGTTGATTACAGTGAATTGCGCGATTTTGGGCGCGTCACTGTTCATGGTTGAGCGTGATTACACGTTCTCTGAGAGTCTAGTATACGGTGCCAGCAGCGGTGTTGGTTGGGCGTTGGCGATTGTGGCGTTGGCTGGAATTCGTGAGAAGCTGAAATACAGCGATGTACCAGATGGCCTTCAAGGCCTGGGCATTACCTTTATCACCGTCGGTTTGATGGCACTTGGCTTTCTGGCTTTCTCCGGTATCCAACTGTAA
- the nqrF gene encoding NADH:ubiquinone reductase (Na(+)-transporting) subunit F codes for MLEIGLGVGFFTAIVLALVAVILFAKSKLVASGNVKISINGEKDIEVPAGGKLLGVLADNKLFVPSACGGGGTCAQCRVKIHEGGGSILPTEESHITKREAAEGDRLSCQVTVKQDMKIEVPEEVFGVKQWRCKVRSNDNVATFIKELVLELPEGENVDFRAGGYIQIECPPHTVKYTDFLVQDEYKPDWDHFNIWQYESVVKEKVVRAYSMANYPLEKGIIMLNVRIASPPPRTEGLPPGQMSSFIFNLKPGDEVTISGPFGEFFAKETEAEMVFVGGGAGMAPMRSHIFDQLERIKTKRKMTFWYGARSKREMFYVEDFDRLAAEHDNFEWHVALSDPQPEDDWEGYTGFIHNVLYENYLKEHEAPEDCEFYMCGPPMMNQAVINMLHELGVEDENILLDDFGG; via the coding sequence ATGTTAGAGATAGGTTTAGGCGTTGGGTTTTTCACGGCCATCGTGTTGGCATTGGTAGCCGTTATTCTGTTTGCCAAAAGCAAGTTGGTTGCGTCCGGTAACGTGAAAATTTCGATTAATGGCGAAAAAGATATCGAAGTCCCTGCCGGTGGTAAGTTGTTAGGCGTTTTGGCTGACAATAAGCTTTTTGTGCCATCTGCCTGCGGCGGTGGTGGTACGTGTGCGCAATGCCGTGTCAAAATTCACGAGGGCGGTGGCTCTATTTTGCCAACCGAGGAGTCACACATCACTAAGCGTGAAGCAGCCGAAGGCGATCGCTTGTCATGTCAGGTTACGGTTAAGCAGGATATGAAGATCGAGGTTCCGGAAGAAGTTTTCGGGGTCAAACAATGGCGTTGTAAAGTTCGCTCAAATGATAACGTTGCGACCTTCATTAAGGAGTTAGTGTTGGAACTGCCGGAGGGCGAGAATGTAGACTTCCGGGCCGGTGGATATATTCAGATTGAATGTCCGCCCCACACGGTTAAGTACACGGATTTCCTAGTCCAAGACGAATACAAGCCAGATTGGGATCATTTCAATATTTGGCAATATGAGTCCGTGGTGAAGGAGAAGGTTGTGCGTGCTTACTCAATGGCGAACTACCCATTGGAAAAAGGCATTATCATGCTGAATGTGCGGATTGCTTCACCGCCACCTCGTACAGAGGGCTTACCGCCTGGCCAGATGTCGTCTTTTATCTTTAACCTGAAACCAGGCGATGAGGTGACAATTTCGGGCCCGTTTGGTGAGTTCTTTGCGAAAGAGACCGAGGCTGAGATGGTATTCGTCGGCGGTGGTGCTGGTATGGCGCCCATGCGTTCCCATATTTTCGATCAGCTTGAGCGCATCAAGACAAAACGTAAAATGACATTTTGGTATGGTGCACGCTCAAAACGCGAGATGTTCTATGTCGAAGATTTTGATCGTCTGGCAGCAGAGCATGACAATTTTGAGTGGCATGTTGCTTTATCAGACCCTCAGCCCGAGGATGATTGGGAAGGCTACACTGGGTTTATCCACAACGTGTTGTATGAAAATTATCTAAAGGAGCACGAAGCACCTGAAGACTGCGAATTCTACATGTGCGGACCACCTATGATGAATCAAGCGGTGATTAATATGTTGCATGAGTTGGGCGTCGAAGACGAAAACATTTTGCTAGATGACTTTGGTGGATAG
- a CDS encoding FAD:protein FMN transferase yields the protein MLIFSLSGCGAFSPAVTETVFTGPIMGTDYRIVVRHTADHDPEQIEQTAIAAMASVNASMSTYLDDSEISRFNQSAAGIEHTISEDFRVVLAEALEIAALTQGAFDPTIGPVVNAWGFGPQGKIVRQPTDEALAALRDRVGYEKVTLVGNRLSKRVDNVYLDLSAIAKGFAVDKVAEELLTLGINDFLVNIGGELRGAGLSGAGHAWRVGVEKPQVQGGVQQIVTLTNASIATSGDYRNFVILNGQHYSHTISPVTFKPVLQKLASVSVLSERCSTADALATALLSMGETQAKEFVRAHKIAAYMLVRSDQSPDVDVVISPEFEINLR from the coding sequence ATGCTGATATTCAGCTTATCCGGTTGTGGAGCCTTCAGTCCTGCCGTCACGGAAACCGTGTTCACTGGCCCAATTATGGGGACGGATTATCGTATTGTGGTTCGTCATACCGCCGATCACGACCCTGAGCAGATTGAACAGACGGCGATTGCTGCGATGGCGTCGGTGAACGCGTCTATGTCGACCTACTTGGATGACTCCGAAATAAGTCGCTTTAACCAGAGCGCCGCTGGCATAGAACATACGATTTCTGAGGATTTTCGCGTGGTGTTGGCGGAAGCGCTTGAGATAGCGGCGCTCACGCAAGGGGCATTTGATCCAACCATTGGTCCAGTGGTTAACGCCTGGGGCTTTGGACCGCAAGGAAAAATTGTGCGTCAACCGACAGATGAAGCCCTAGCCGCGCTGCGAGATCGTGTCGGTTACGAAAAAGTGACCTTGGTTGGTAATCGGTTGAGTAAACGCGTGGATAACGTGTATCTCGACCTGTCCGCAATTGCCAAAGGTTTTGCGGTAGATAAGGTCGCAGAAGAGTTACTGACTCTTGGGATTAATGATTTTCTGGTGAATATTGGCGGCGAGTTGCGTGGTGCCGGTTTGTCCGGTGCAGGTCATGCTTGGCGTGTCGGGGTTGAGAAGCCACAGGTTCAGGGTGGTGTCCAGCAAATCGTGACGCTAACAAATGCGTCAATCGCCACGTCTGGTGATTATCGAAATTTCGTGATTCTCAATGGTCAACATTACTCGCACACGATCTCGCCTGTCACATTTAAGCCGGTGCTACAAAAATTGGCGTCAGTCAGTGTCTTGAGCGAACGGTGTTCAACTGCCGATGCGCTGGCCACGGCGTTGTTGAGCATGGGCGAAACTCAGGCTAAAGAATTTGTGCGGGCGCATAAAATTGCTGCTTACATGTTGGTGCGATCGGATCAGAGTCCCGATGTTGACGTGGTAATTAGCCCAGAGTTTGAGATTAATTTGCGATAA
- the nqrM gene encoding (Na+)-NQR maturation NqrM, translating to MNLFLISFAVFLLVMVGMAIGVIVNNRAIKGSCGGLNDIDGLKGACDICEGKKVCRRRRAMQRKALSQQAS from the coding sequence ATGAATTTATTTTTAATCAGTTTCGCCGTTTTCCTCCTCGTTATGGTTGGTATGGCGATTGGTGTCATCGTAAACAACCGTGCAATTAAAGGTAGTTGCGGTGGTTTGAATGATATTGATGGTTTGAAAGGCGCTTGTGATATTTGTGAAGGCAAAAAAGTATGTCGCCGCCGCCGTGCTATGCAACGAAAAGCATTAAGCCAGCAAGCTTCGTAG